In one Vanessa tameamea isolate UH-Manoa-2023 chromosome 10, ilVanTame1 primary haplotype, whole genome shotgun sequence genomic region, the following are encoded:
- the LOC113398581 gene encoding synaptotagmin 1 isoform X3 → MSPPLSAHLRWRREVETTTEKITVVGNLTAGNMTTGTPVASSINPAITSEATATVTTTQESIGEKTAEIARKMNMETWQLVAILVGVGVVVLGVCFCCIRRCFRKRRSKDGKKGMKGVDFKSVQLLGSAYKEKVQPDMEELTDNAEEPDDGDSKKEEQKLGKLQYKLEYDFNSNSLSVTVIQAEELPALDMGGTSDPYVKVYLLPDKKKKFETKVHRKTLNPVFNETFVFKNVPYADAMNKTLVFAIFDFDRFSKHDQIGEVKVPLCQVDLAQTIEEWRELQSVEGEGGQLGDICFSLRYVPTAGKLTVVILEAKNLKKMDVGGLSDPYVKIALMQNGKRLKKKKTSIKKCTLNPYYNESFTFEVPFEQIQKVNLVVTVVDYDRIGTSEPIGKVVLGYNASGTELRHWSDMLASPRRPIAQWHTLKDPEDGEKKD, encoded by the exons ATGTCGCCGCCATTATCAGCACATTTGCGATGGCGCCGCGAGGTGGAAACCACGACCGAGAAAATCACCGTGGTCGGCAACCTCACTGCTGGCAACATGACCACGGGGACTccag TTGCGTCTTCAATCAATCCTGCTATAACTTCAGAGGCAACAGCGACTGTAACCACCACTCAAGAATCGATTGGGGAAAAGACAGCCGAAATAGCCCGAAAGATGAACATGGAAACATGGCAACTAGTCGCCATTCTTGTTG GAGTGGGTGTGGTGGTACTCGGAGTTTGCTTCTGCTGTATCCGCCGGTGTTTCCGTAAGCGACGCTCCAAGGATGGCAAGAAAGGGATGAAAGGAGTCGACTTCAAGTCCGTCCAACTCTTAGGTTCAGCATACAAAGAGAAG GTTCAGCCGGATATGGAGGAGCTGACGGATAACGCTGAGGAACCAGACGACGGCGATTCTAAGAAAGAGGAACAGAAGCTAGGAAAACTTCAGTACAAG CTGGAATATGACTTTAATAGCAACAGTCTGTCGGTTACTGTTATCCAAGCGGAGGAGCTACCGGCTTTAGACATGGGTGGGACTTCAGACCCATACGTAAAAGTATATCTTTTACCGGATAAGAAGAAGAAATTTGAAACCAAAGTTCATCGAAAAACCCTCAACCCTGTTTTCAACGAAACCTTTGTTTTTAAG AACGTGCCATACGCTGATGCAATGAACAAAACCCTAGTATTCGCGATCTTCGACTTCGATCGGTTCTCCAAGCACGACCAGATTGGTGAAGTGAAGGTACCCCTGTGTCAGGTCGATCTTGCGCAAACCATTGAAGAATGGCGTGAACTACAGAGCGTCGAGGGCGAAGGTGGACAG CTGGGTGACATATGTTTCTCTTTGCGTTATGTCCCAACTGCTGGAAAACTTACCGTGGTAATTTTGGAGGCAAAGAACTTAAAGAAAATGGACGTCGGTGGCCTGTCAG ATCCGTACGTAAAGATTGCACTCATGCAAAATGGCAAACGTCTCAAGAAGAAGAAGACGAGCATCAAGAAATGTACACTGAATCCATATTACAACGAGTCATTTACTTTTGAAGTACCATTCGAACAAATACAG AAGGTGAATCTAGTGGTAACCGTTGTGGACTATGACCGCATCGGAACGTCGGAGCCAATTGGCAAGGTGGTTCTTGGATACAACGCGTCGGGTACTGAACTGCGTCATTGGTCGGATATGCTCGCTAGTCCGAGGCGCCCCATCGCTCAATGGCACACTCTCAAAGATCCCGAAGATGGTGAGAAGAAGGATTAA
- the LOC113398581 gene encoding synaptotagmin 1 isoform X2, with amino-acid sequence MSPPLSAHLRWRREVETTTEKITVVGNLTAGNMTTGTPVASSINPAITSEATATVTTTQESIGEKTAEIARKMNMETWQLVAILVGVGVVVLGVCFCCIRRCFRKRRSKDGKKGMKGVDFKSVQLLGSAYKEKPDMEELTDNAEEPDDGDSKKEEQKLGKLQYKLEYDFNSNSLSVTVIQAEELPALDMGGTSDPYVKVYLLPDKKKKFETKVHRKTLNPVFNETFVFKNVPYADAMNKTLVFAIFDFDRFSKHDQIGEVKVPLCQVDLAQTIEEWRELQSVEGEGGQDNKLGDICFSLRYVPTAGKLTVVILEAKNLKKMDVGGLSDPYVKIALMQNGKRLKKKKTSIKKCTLNPYYNESFTFEVPFEQIQKVNLVVTVVDYDRIGTSEPIGKVVLGYNASGTELRHWSDMLASPRRPIAQWHTLKDPEDGEKKD; translated from the exons ATGTCGCCGCCATTATCAGCACATTTGCGATGGCGCCGCGAGGTGGAAACCACGACCGAGAAAATCACCGTGGTCGGCAACCTCACTGCTGGCAACATGACCACGGGGACTccag TTGCGTCTTCAATCAATCCTGCTATAACTTCAGAGGCAACAGCGACTGTAACCACCACTCAAGAATCGATTGGGGAAAAGACAGCCGAAATAGCCCGAAAGATGAACATGGAAACATGGCAACTAGTCGCCATTCTTGTTG GAGTGGGTGTGGTGGTACTCGGAGTTTGCTTCTGCTGTATCCGCCGGTGTTTCCGTAAGCGACGCTCCAAGGATGGCAAGAAAGGGATGAAAGGAGTCGACTTCAAGTCCGTCCAACTCTTAGGTTCAGCATACAAAGAGAAG CCGGATATGGAGGAGCTGACGGATAACGCTGAGGAACCAGACGACGGCGATTCTAAGAAAGAGGAACAGAAGCTAGGAAAACTTCAGTACAAG CTGGAATATGACTTTAATAGCAACAGTCTGTCGGTTACTGTTATCCAAGCGGAGGAGCTACCGGCTTTAGACATGGGTGGGACTTCAGACCCATACGTAAAAGTATATCTTTTACCGGATAAGAAGAAGAAATTTGAAACCAAAGTTCATCGAAAAACCCTCAACCCTGTTTTCAACGAAACCTTTGTTTTTAAG AACGTGCCATACGCTGATGCAATGAACAAAACCCTAGTATTCGCGATCTTCGACTTCGATCGGTTCTCCAAGCACGACCAGATTGGTGAAGTGAAGGTACCCCTGTGTCAGGTCGATCTTGCGCAAACCATTGAAGAATGGCGTGAACTACAGAGCGTCGAGGGCGAAGGTGGACAG GACAACAAGCTGGGTGACATATGTTTCTCTTTGCGTTATGTCCCAACTGCTGGAAAACTTACCGTGGTAATTTTGGAGGCAAAGAACTTAAAGAAAATGGACGTCGGTGGCCTGTCAG ATCCGTACGTAAAGATTGCACTCATGCAAAATGGCAAACGTCTCAAGAAGAAGAAGACGAGCATCAAGAAATGTACACTGAATCCATATTACAACGAGTCATTTACTTTTGAAGTACCATTCGAACAAATACAG AAGGTGAATCTAGTGGTAACCGTTGTGGACTATGACCGCATCGGAACGTCGGAGCCAATTGGCAAGGTGGTTCTTGGATACAACGCGTCGGGTACTGAACTGCGTCATTGGTCGGATATGCTCGCTAGTCCGAGGCGCCCCATCGCTCAATGGCACACTCTCAAAGATCCCGAAGATGGTGAGAAGAAGGATTAA
- the LOC113399034 gene encoding electron transfer flavoprotein regulatory factor 1, producing MSQPQRRAVLNLYKTLLFLGRDWPQGYELFRKRLHNVFLRNSEETDSNKIDMMLKHGQFVVKEIEALYKLKKYRAMKRRYYDDN from the exons atgtcACAGCCACAAAGAAGGGCGGTTTTGAACCTTTACAAAACG ctgtTATTTTTAGGAAGAGATTGGCCACAGGGTTACGAATTATTTAGAAAACGTTTACATAATGTTTTTCTTAGAAATAGTGAGGAAACTGATTCAAACAAAATTGATATGATGTTGAAACATGGTCAATTCGTCGTTAAGGAAATAGAAGCTCTTTATAAGTTGAAAAAGTACAGAGCAATGAAACGAAGATATTATGATGACAATTAA
- the LOC113398581 gene encoding synaptotagmin 1 isoform X4: MSPPLSAHLRWRREVETTTEKITVVGNLTAGNMTTGTPVASSINPAITSEATATVTTTQESIGEKTAEIARKMNMETWQLVAILVGVGVVVLGVCFCCIRRCFRKRRSKDGKKGMKGVDFKSVQLLGSAYKEKPDMEELTDNAEEPDDGDSKKEEQKLGKLQYKLEYDFNSNSLSVTVIQAEELPALDMGGTSDPYVKVYLLPDKKKKFETKVHRKTLNPVFNETFVFKNVPYADAMNKTLVFAIFDFDRFSKHDQIGEVKVPLCQVDLAQTIEEWRELQSVEGEGGQLGDICFSLRYVPTAGKLTVVILEAKNLKKMDVGGLSDPYVKIALMQNGKRLKKKKTSIKKCTLNPYYNESFTFEVPFEQIQKVNLVVTVVDYDRIGTSEPIGKVVLGYNASGTELRHWSDMLASPRRPIAQWHTLKDPEDGEKKD, translated from the exons ATGTCGCCGCCATTATCAGCACATTTGCGATGGCGCCGCGAGGTGGAAACCACGACCGAGAAAATCACCGTGGTCGGCAACCTCACTGCTGGCAACATGACCACGGGGACTccag TTGCGTCTTCAATCAATCCTGCTATAACTTCAGAGGCAACAGCGACTGTAACCACCACTCAAGAATCGATTGGGGAAAAGACAGCCGAAATAGCCCGAAAGATGAACATGGAAACATGGCAACTAGTCGCCATTCTTGTTG GAGTGGGTGTGGTGGTACTCGGAGTTTGCTTCTGCTGTATCCGCCGGTGTTTCCGTAAGCGACGCTCCAAGGATGGCAAGAAAGGGATGAAAGGAGTCGACTTCAAGTCCGTCCAACTCTTAGGTTCAGCATACAAAGAGAAG CCGGATATGGAGGAGCTGACGGATAACGCTGAGGAACCAGACGACGGCGATTCTAAGAAAGAGGAACAGAAGCTAGGAAAACTTCAGTACAAG CTGGAATATGACTTTAATAGCAACAGTCTGTCGGTTACTGTTATCCAAGCGGAGGAGCTACCGGCTTTAGACATGGGTGGGACTTCAGACCCATACGTAAAAGTATATCTTTTACCGGATAAGAAGAAGAAATTTGAAACCAAAGTTCATCGAAAAACCCTCAACCCTGTTTTCAACGAAACCTTTGTTTTTAAG AACGTGCCATACGCTGATGCAATGAACAAAACCCTAGTATTCGCGATCTTCGACTTCGATCGGTTCTCCAAGCACGACCAGATTGGTGAAGTGAAGGTACCCCTGTGTCAGGTCGATCTTGCGCAAACCATTGAAGAATGGCGTGAACTACAGAGCGTCGAGGGCGAAGGTGGACAG CTGGGTGACATATGTTTCTCTTTGCGTTATGTCCCAACTGCTGGAAAACTTACCGTGGTAATTTTGGAGGCAAAGAACTTAAAGAAAATGGACGTCGGTGGCCTGTCAG ATCCGTACGTAAAGATTGCACTCATGCAAAATGGCAAACGTCTCAAGAAGAAGAAGACGAGCATCAAGAAATGTACACTGAATCCATATTACAACGAGTCATTTACTTTTGAAGTACCATTCGAACAAATACAG AAGGTGAATCTAGTGGTAACCGTTGTGGACTATGACCGCATCGGAACGTCGGAGCCAATTGGCAAGGTGGTTCTTGGATACAACGCGTCGGGTACTGAACTGCGTCATTGGTCGGATATGCTCGCTAGTCCGAGGCGCCCCATCGCTCAATGGCACACTCTCAAAGATCCCGAAGATGGTGAGAAGAAGGATTAA
- the LOC113398581 gene encoding synaptotagmin 1 isoform X1 has product MSPPLSAHLRWRREVETTTEKITVVGNLTAGNMTTGTPVASSINPAITSEATATVTTTQESIGEKTAEIARKMNMETWQLVAILVGVGVVVLGVCFCCIRRCFRKRRSKDGKKGMKGVDFKSVQLLGSAYKEKVQPDMEELTDNAEEPDDGDSKKEEQKLGKLQYKLEYDFNSNSLSVTVIQAEELPALDMGGTSDPYVKVYLLPDKKKKFETKVHRKTLNPVFNETFVFKNVPYADAMNKTLVFAIFDFDRFSKHDQIGEVKVPLCQVDLAQTIEEWRELQSVEGEGGQDNKLGDICFSLRYVPTAGKLTVVILEAKNLKKMDVGGLSDPYVKIALMQNGKRLKKKKTSIKKCTLNPYYNESFTFEVPFEQIQKVNLVVTVVDYDRIGTSEPIGKVVLGYNASGTELRHWSDMLASPRRPIAQWHTLKDPEDGEKKD; this is encoded by the exons ATGTCGCCGCCATTATCAGCACATTTGCGATGGCGCCGCGAGGTGGAAACCACGACCGAGAAAATCACCGTGGTCGGCAACCTCACTGCTGGCAACATGACCACGGGGACTccag TTGCGTCTTCAATCAATCCTGCTATAACTTCAGAGGCAACAGCGACTGTAACCACCACTCAAGAATCGATTGGGGAAAAGACAGCCGAAATAGCCCGAAAGATGAACATGGAAACATGGCAACTAGTCGCCATTCTTGTTG GAGTGGGTGTGGTGGTACTCGGAGTTTGCTTCTGCTGTATCCGCCGGTGTTTCCGTAAGCGACGCTCCAAGGATGGCAAGAAAGGGATGAAAGGAGTCGACTTCAAGTCCGTCCAACTCTTAGGTTCAGCATACAAAGAGAAG GTTCAGCCGGATATGGAGGAGCTGACGGATAACGCTGAGGAACCAGACGACGGCGATTCTAAGAAAGAGGAACAGAAGCTAGGAAAACTTCAGTACAAG CTGGAATATGACTTTAATAGCAACAGTCTGTCGGTTACTGTTATCCAAGCGGAGGAGCTACCGGCTTTAGACATGGGTGGGACTTCAGACCCATACGTAAAAGTATATCTTTTACCGGATAAGAAGAAGAAATTTGAAACCAAAGTTCATCGAAAAACCCTCAACCCTGTTTTCAACGAAACCTTTGTTTTTAAG AACGTGCCATACGCTGATGCAATGAACAAAACCCTAGTATTCGCGATCTTCGACTTCGATCGGTTCTCCAAGCACGACCAGATTGGTGAAGTGAAGGTACCCCTGTGTCAGGTCGATCTTGCGCAAACCATTGAAGAATGGCGTGAACTACAGAGCGTCGAGGGCGAAGGTGGACAG GACAACAAGCTGGGTGACATATGTTTCTCTTTGCGTTATGTCCCAACTGCTGGAAAACTTACCGTGGTAATTTTGGAGGCAAAGAACTTAAAGAAAATGGACGTCGGTGGCCTGTCAG ATCCGTACGTAAAGATTGCACTCATGCAAAATGGCAAACGTCTCAAGAAGAAGAAGACGAGCATCAAGAAATGTACACTGAATCCATATTACAACGAGTCATTTACTTTTGAAGTACCATTCGAACAAATACAG AAGGTGAATCTAGTGGTAACCGTTGTGGACTATGACCGCATCGGAACGTCGGAGCCAATTGGCAAGGTGGTTCTTGGATACAACGCGTCGGGTACTGAACTGCGTCATTGGTCGGATATGCTCGCTAGTCCGAGGCGCCCCATCGCTCAATGGCACACTCTCAAAGATCCCGAAGATGGTGAGAAGAAGGATTAA